A stretch of DNA from Cannabis sativa cultivar Pink pepper isolate KNU-18-1 chromosome X, ASM2916894v1, whole genome shotgun sequence:
GCGACAATAAACAACTGAAATGAAATAAATGAAGATAATCTCAGAAAATATGACGGAAAACAATTGAACACAACATTCCAATACTTACTCTGCAATTCCTTCATATACAGAACCGAATGACCCGCGCCCCAGAAGCTCACCCTTTAGCCAATTGGAAATATTACGCTTAAATCTCCCATTCGGAGAAATGTTTGAGGGCTCTGTGGTGCTGCTAGAAGAGTCGTCATCGTTAGACGTTGTGAACGAACACGTTTCAGAGGGCGGCACATTCTCAGAAACGACGGCGGGCCTCCCTGCTGAGATATCTGTGTTTCGATCCTCAACGACTTCCGTCTGCACTTGTTTTACTTTGTCTTCTTGTTCTTCCTCCTCTTCTGTGCGTTCTTCGTCCGAAGAAGCATAATCTTCAACGGGCATTCGTGAAGAATCTTGGTTGTCGTCGGGCGCAAAATCCCTTAAAAGGTCCCAGGTCGAGCTCGTGAGATCAACCTCGGGAAGCCTCATCGAAGGCGGTGGCTTTAGCAACGGTGGCCGGACACCCTTAATTCCTCCTCCAACGGCAACAACGGCAGTACCGCCACCAGCACAAAAACTGTCGTCAGCAGTACAACACCCACTAGACTCAGCTGGATGAGCCCGAGTCGACTCAGTAACATCCCTAATTGCAGCATCCGTAAACCTATCAGACAATTTGGCAATCGCTGCTCCACTATCCTCGTCTTGCTCCCTCTTCGAATCACTGAAGCTATCCAAAGGGTAAAGCTTAGACCTGGGCAAAAGATCAGAAGACGATCGGACCTTCCGAGCCTCCCACGCCGCCAGCGAAATAGCAAAGTCTTCAGGACCGGAAAGCCCCAAACTCCGGCAAATCCGATCAAACTCGCCGTCGGTGCCCTCGACTCGAAAACTCATCTTTTCCGACAAATCGAGGGAGCGAGTATGAAGCGACGGAGACGGCGAAGATTCAATCGACGAAGACGACGAGGTCGCGTTGTAGTCAATGTGCTTTGCAGCATTGCGGCGCTCCAAGCGCGGCTTCCTCGAGCCCTTCTTCGAATCCATGTCTTTGTTTACCTTTCTATTGGTGAAAAATCGAGGTATATGCTGCATAGAGAACTAAATCCATCTAAATCCTCCAAACACAGAGCTTCGAACGGAAACCCCTAAAAATAAAATCCAGTGAAAATATCTTTTTACGGACTAGTTGTTCATTTTTCTGGGCTGATGATTTTCTGAAACATTCCCGAGAAAATGGATAGGAAAATTGGGATTCTGGGGTTTTGTTGTTCAATAGTAGAGAAAGAGAGATTAGGAGGAAACGGTTTGAAGGGGAGAAAGGAGAGTGAGACTTTGAGAGACTGGTAAACGCCGTCGAAGATAGTAGGAGAGAAAAGGAAAACGCGGTGCCACGTGGCGGCTACGGAAGCCCTCACTGTGACCGGGACTCGGGTGGGCCCTTTTTATTCTCATACGACAATATTGGTACTCTAAaacttaatataaaatatatctttctatttatttatttatctttaaaaattaaaatatctttttctttttataatttatataatattttttataatattctatatatataataaaacacatttaaattattttatttttttgaaaatgaaatatcaacttcattCAGAATACAAATGGCCtgaagatgaaccaaaacattaTCCTCAAGAATGCTACGACCAGAATAAAATCGagagtaggggtgttcatccgatccaatccgcacttttttggtcaaacaacatccaatccgcactaagtgcggatttcatattttggatccaatccgatccgcataatagtttaaatccgatccaatccaatccgcaatagtgcggattggatcggttattttggatcggttatttttttaataataaattatttaatatttcatagaaaaaaattaaaataagactattgtttcttaatctccaataataatctatttccatctccatttatatataaatcaaacccatatacatatatgtcaatatataatttacactaaaatatatatgtatttattactaaaataaataagttagtatatatatatatatttaaatttgtgtgtatgtgtctatgtgaatagaataatttttctagtgtgttttttattataaaacaaataaaatacactaactcaatatattactaaaaaagattaataaattagaagtatgtgttttttttttaatattactagaaaattaatatatattatatattataattttttaaaaatatatataattaagtgcggattggattggatcggttactttttgaggtcaaacaacattcaatccgcacaagtgcggattttagatttttcaatccaatccaatccgcgcaagtgcggatatccgcattttgcggattggattggattggatcgtgcggattggattggatcggatacttagTGAACACCCCTAATCGAGAGCGTCTAGCCACAAAATGGGCCACCCGATTTGCTGATCGTTTAATATAACGTAAACTAATATTAGGTGAAGAAGATAATAAAACTTTACAATCGTTAGTAATCAAACTAAACACAGAAGACATTTGTTGCTTGCTAAAGATTGCTTGAACAATGAGAAAACTATCAGTTTCCACCTCGACTGTGTTCCAGCCTTTGCCCTTTAACCAGCTAAGAGCCTCCTTTACCCTTAAAGCTTCAACGATCTCAGCTGTGTATGACCCGTGGTAATATTTGGCAACAAAGTCAATAACTTTACCGTTCGAATCACGAGCAACAACACCGAACCCATAGGCATTTTCCTTCTCAAATAATGCACCATCAACTGCTCTCCACATGAAGTTCTTCACTTTAGGTGGTATCTTAAGATGCCAAAGTTTGTACCAGAACCCAGAGTTATTCTCACCAGGTTGTGTGTGTCTCTGAAGTTGCATCATGGAATAGGCAAATTTAACTGAGTAGTAGCCTGTTCTTTCACCAGTCCACGACCAACAATCTTCAACAGCAGCTGGACTAAGGGGAATTCCAAGGATTAAAGATGCATCCCGAATATTAAAGATGTCCTTGAAAGAGAGACATCTCAGCTTCTGTTATGAATGTCAAAGAGTGAGCTAACCGTGTGATCATCGAGTCCCGTTCTAGTGGTGGATACGTATGGGTTGATGGGATTAGGGAGCCAAGGTTGTTTGAGAATGCTAGTTGAAGTTCCTGTGCCAATAGTTCTTCTGGCCCCAAGGCAAACCAAGTGTTGTGCACTCCATATATACGTCAGACAAAGCTAGGATTATTACCCAATTCAGCATTAAGGAAATCGGTTCGAGAGTAGTACTTTGCTTTATAGACCTGGCTAGCAAGAGAAGATGATGAACATAAAAGTCTCCAACCTTGGTTAGCCAACATAGCAATGTTGAAATCATGGAGATGACGAAAGCCCATACCCCCAAAATACTTGGGAGCAGCCATACGATCCCAAGACATCCATATGATTCCTTGGCCATTGGAGCTTTTTATTTTCCACCAGAAATTTGCCATAATTTTCTCAAGATCTTGGCAAATGCCCAACGGAATGAGGAACACACTCATAGCATAAGTTGGAAGGGATTGGATGACAGTTTTGAGCAAAATTTCTTTACCAGCACGAGAAAGAAATTTGTCATCCCAACTATTTATCCAGTTAATGATCTTGTTCTTAAGAAACCCAAGGATAACAGTTTTTTTCCTTCCAATAATATTTGGTAACCCCAAATAGAAAGAGCCATCAGTAGCTTCAGGCATTCCAAGAGTTGAGCAAATTTGATCTTTGGCCGCAATCTCAGTATTgggactgaaaaaaaaaactgaagacTTGGTAGCATTAACTCGTTGTCCAGAAGTAAGCTCGAACGAATGGAGAAGCATGTTCATACTCACAGCAGCACCATATGCGGCTTGATAGAAGAGATAACTATCATCAGCAAATAACTTATGTGCAATAGAAGGAGCCCCATTAGCCACACGACAGCCTTGTATTATTCTGTCAACTTCATATTTTTTGATTAAAGCTGAAAAAACTTCTACACAgatgataaataaataagttgACAGCGGATCACCCAGACGAATCCCACGAGAAGGAGTAATAGGACCCGTAAATAACCACTGTGAATAACAGAATATCTAACAGAGGTGACACACTATATAATGAGATTGATCCATTTGCTAGCAAATCCCATTCGGTACATGACAACTTTCAAATAGTCCCACTCAACTCAATCATAAGCCTTACTCATGTCAAGTTTCAAGGCCATGAAACCTTTTTTGCCTCTTCTTTTCTGTTTTAGGTAGTGCATAATCTCAAAAGCAACCATAATGTTATCAGAAATGAGTCTGCTTGGGATAAAGGCACCTTGGGTGGAAGAGATGATATGATCGATCATGCCTCTCATCCCGTTTGCAAGAACTTTTGCCACAActttataagaaaaattacacaaGGCAATAGGACGCAGATCACCCATAGTTGTGAAATTATTCTTTTTCGAGATCAGCACTAGATGAGTATCATTAATTCTGGGGGGTAGCTCCTCAATTTCAAAGAAATCATAAACAAACTGCACATGAATATCAGGGCCAACAACATCCTAATGTTGCTGGTAAAACCCGGGACCCATACCATCAAGACTTGGGGCCTTGTCAAGATGCATTTGAAAGAGAGCTTGCTTAATCTCTTCAGGTGTAACTAGCTGTAGAAGAAcatcattatgataattagaaacaGAGCAATTTATACCTCCCACCACAGAGTCACAATTAGTGCCTTCAGCATTATAAAGAGATGAGAAGTATTCAACAAGAACATGATCAAGACCCGAAGACCAATCCTTCCACTCTCCATTAGCAATTTTTAATTGGACAATTTTGTTACTGCACTTTCGAGCACTGGCAGTATCATGAAAATATTTGCTATTTTTGTCACCCGCATGGAGCCAAAATTGCTTCGATCGTTGCTTCTAATAAATTTCTTGTTGAGCTAAGATCTCAAAGTAATTACACTGTTCAGCAGAGAAATCTTGAGTAGAGGAAGACAAACTAGCCGATTTTAAATGAGTCATTCTCTTCTTGCTTTTATTCAAACGTTGCTTTTCATAACTTGTTACGAAATTTATAAAacaatacgcaagtgcacgtaatcaagtagtaaactcacacgagtgaggtcgaaccacaaggaattgaactgaataccattaaattagatttatgattctatttggcaaaccaATAGTTTTCGAGATtttaaacataataaaaattcaagaaacttaaagaaacaagtaaggattaatcaagatgagaagatagggaagagaatcctgttgttttgtttacccaattgttaatgcctaattgctatccttttcttgatgtgaatgacagattataaatttaacctaactcttttcagatcttttaggttctaaacca
This window harbors:
- the LOC115694971 gene encoding uncharacterized protein LOC115694971 — protein: MESGRIGLRVLIMFLLNTSHLFIMLKALIVTLWWELVTPEEIKQALFQMHLDKAPSLDVVAKVLANGMRGMIDHIISSTQGAFIPSRLISDNIMVAFEIMHYLKQKRRGKKGFMALKLDMIDRIIQGCRVANGAPSIAHKLFADDSYLFYQAAYGAAVSMNMLLHSFELTSGQRVNATKSSVFFFSPNTEIAAKDQICSTLGMPEATDGSFYLGLPNIIGRKKTVILGFLKNKIINWINSWDDKFLSRAGKEILLKTVIQSLPTYAMSVFLIPLGICQDLEKIMANFWWKIKSSNGQGIIWMSWDRMAAPKYFGGMGFRHLHDFNIAMLANQGWRLLCSSSSLASQVYKAKYYSRTDFLNAELGNNPSFKLRCLSFKDIFNIRDASLILGIPLSPAAVEDCWSWTGERTGYYSVKFAYSMMQLQRHTQPGENNSGFWYKLWHLKIPPKVKNFMWRAVDGALFEKENAYGFGVVARDSNGKVIDFVAKYYHGSYTAEIVEALRVKEALSWLKGKGWNTVEVETDSFLIVQAIFSKQQMSSVFSLITNDCHLYSE
- the LOC115697187 gene encoding mitogen-activated protein kinase kinase kinase 1 — protein: MQHIPRFFTNRKVNKDMDSKKGSRKPRLERRNAAKHIDYNATSSSSSIESSPSPSLHTRSLDLSEKMSFRVEGTDGEFDRICRSLGLSGPEDFAISLAAWEARKVRSSSDLLPRSKLYPLDSFSDSKREQDEDSGAAIAKLSDRFTDAAIRDVTESTRAHPAESSGCCTADDSFCAGGGTAVVAVGGGIKGVRPPLLKPPPSMRLPEVDLTSSTWDLLRDFAPDDNQDSSRMPVEDYASSDEERTEEEEEQEDKVKQVQTEVVEDRNTDISAGRPAVVSENVPPSETCSFTTSNDDDSSSSTTEPSNISPNGRFKRNISNWLKGELLGRGSFGSVYEGIADDGFFFAVKEVSLLDQGDQGKQSIYQLEQEIALLSQFEHENIVQYHGTDKDDSKLYIFLELVTKGSLQRLYQRYNLRDSQVSAYTRQILLGLKYLHDRNVVHRDIKCANILVDASGSVKLADFGLAKATKFNDVKSTKGTACWMAPEVVNRKNQGYGLPADIWSLGCTVLEMLTQKIPYSDLEWMQALFKIGKGVPPTVPDSLSEEARDFIFKCLQVNPDARLTAAQLLEHPFVKKPLPTSSGSASPYIFGVRS